A stretch of Pseudomonas sp. LRP2-20 DNA encodes these proteins:
- a CDS encoding TauD/TfdA dioxygenase family protein — protein MSNAALASAPHALELDIHPVAGRIGAEIRGVKLSADLDAATVDAIQAALVKHKVIFFRGQTHLDDRGQEGFAKLLGEPVAHPTVPVVDGTSYLLQLDGAEGQRANSWHTDVTFVDAYPKASILRSVVAPASGGDTVWANTAAAYLELPEPLRELADKLWAVHSNEYDYASIKPDVDPAKLERYRKVFTSTVYETEHPVVRVHPISGERVLQLGHFVKRIKGYSLADSQHLFAVLQGHVTRLENTVRWRWEAGDVAIWDNRATQHYAVDDYGTQPRVVRRVTLAGEVPVGVDGQLSRTTRKG, from the coding sequence ATGAGCAATGCCGCACTGGCCTCCGCGCCACACGCCCTCGAACTCGACATCCATCCGGTTGCCGGCCGTATCGGTGCCGAAATCCGTGGGGTGAAGCTGTCCGCCGACCTGGATGCCGCCACCGTTGACGCCATCCAGGCCGCCCTGGTGAAACACAAGGTGATCTTCTTCCGTGGCCAGACCCACCTGGACGACCGGGGTCAGGAAGGCTTTGCCAAGCTGCTCGGCGAACCGGTCGCCCACCCCACCGTGCCGGTGGTGGACGGCACCAGCTACCTGCTGCAGCTGGACGGCGCCGAAGGCCAGCGGGCCAACTCCTGGCACACCGATGTGACCTTCGTCGATGCCTACCCCAAAGCCTCGATCCTGCGCAGCGTGGTGGCGCCGGCTTCCGGTGGCGATACCGTGTGGGCCAACACGGCGGCGGCCTACCTGGAACTGCCCGAGCCGCTGCGCGAGCTGGCCGACAAGCTGTGGGCGGTGCACAGCAATGAATACGATTATGCGAGCATCAAGCCCGATGTCGACCCGGCGAAGCTTGAGCGTTATCGCAAGGTGTTCACCTCGACCGTGTACGAGACCGAGCACCCGGTAGTGCGGGTGCACCCGATCAGTGGTGAGCGGGTGTTGCAGTTGGGGCATTTCGTGAAGCGCATCAAAGGCTATTCGCTGGCCGATTCGCAGCACCTGTTCGCGGTGCTGCAGGGGCATGTGACGCGGCTGGAAAACACCGTGCGCTGGCGTTGGGAGGCGGGGGATGTGGCGATCTGGGATAACCGCGCCACGCAGCATTATGCCGTGGATGACTACGGTACCCAGCCGCGGGTGGTGCGTCGGGTGACCTTGGCCGGTGAAGTGCCGGTTGGGGTGGATGGGCAATTGAGCCGGACTACGCGTAAAGGCTAA
- a CDS encoding ABC transporter substrate-binding protein, with amino-acid sequence MKTPLRHLITALGLAFTLSGHAAELAKPESIRIAVPDLSAGSKHSAGGVVDVLRDQQLLEKEFAKDGIRIDWHFFKGAGPVVNEALANGQADFAYLGDLAAIVGKANGLDTRVLSAGVRGVKSYLGVVPGSGIKTLHDLKGKRVAVFRGTANQLSFASALASQGLSERDLKVINLDFNAANAALAAKQIDATWGLSNLLSLRERGLVELPVNSRDLAGAGSTQAVLLGTGDFIRKYPELVQRLVNTQEQATRWLRDEHNRDAYVDLVASNANWPRSILSDDLAQEDLAHYFDPRLDADFVAQLQQGVDLAARERLIRRGFQVSDWIEPRFLDTALQHEQAVQAAR; translated from the coding sequence ATGAAAACCCCACTGCGCCACCTGATCACTGCCCTCGGTCTGGCCTTCACCCTGAGCGGTCACGCGGCCGAGCTGGCCAAGCCAGAGAGCATCCGCATCGCCGTGCCCGACCTGAGCGCTGGCAGCAAGCACAGTGCTGGCGGCGTGGTCGATGTACTGCGTGACCAGCAACTGCTGGAAAAGGAATTCGCCAAAGACGGCATCCGTATCGACTGGCACTTCTTCAAGGGCGCAGGTCCGGTGGTCAACGAAGCCCTGGCCAACGGCCAGGCTGACTTCGCCTACCTGGGCGACCTGGCGGCGATCGTTGGCAAGGCCAATGGCCTCGACACCCGCGTGCTGTCAGCCGGGGTGCGTGGGGTGAAGAGCTACCTGGGCGTGGTACCGGGCTCCGGCATCAAGACCCTGCACGACCTCAAGGGCAAGCGCGTGGCGGTGTTCCGCGGCACCGCCAACCAGCTGTCATTCGCCAGCGCGTTGGCCAGCCAAGGGCTGTCGGAGCGCGACCTGAAAGTGATCAACCTGGATTTCAACGCCGCCAACGCGGCACTGGCCGCCAAACAGATCGACGCTACCTGGGGCTTGTCCAACCTGCTGTCGCTGCGTGAGCGTGGGCTGGTCGAGCTGCCGGTCAATTCCCGCGACCTGGCAGGTGCCGGCAGCACCCAGGCGGTATTGCTCGGCACGGGCGATTTCATCCGCAAATACCCCGAGCTGGTGCAGCGCCTGGTCAATACCCAGGAGCAGGCCACCCGTTGGCTGCGCGACGAGCACAACCGCGATGCCTACGTTGACCTGGTGGCGAGCAACGCCAATTGGCCACGCAGCATCCTCAGCGATGACCTGGCCCAGGAAGACCTCGCCCATTACTTCGATCCGCGGCTGGACGCCGATTTTGTCGCCCAGTTGCAGCAGGGCGTCGACCTGGCCGCCCGCGAGCGCCTGATCCGCCGAGGCTTCCAGGTTTCCGATTGGATCGAGCCGCGCTTCCTCGATACCGCTCTGCAGCACGAACAGGCCGTGCAGGCCGCCCGCTGA
- a CDS encoding ABC transporter permease — protein sequence MNGVLSRIRGGPLRGPFAARGRSHRDRVLSGERALPWLLPALIALLWVVASRQHWMSEQILPAPSLVWQSALEFGSGELWGHLWISLQRLFWGLLAGISSGLLLGSWLGTSRHAQTLVLPTFVALAQIPTLAWIPLFMLFFGIGELLKLVVLVKAVVVPVTLHTLVGVRDAQPKLREAATALRLPRHLLFLRLLLPAALPAFLTGVRLALATGWTSLLAVELLASSEGIGYLMVWGRQLFMLDLVLLCILVIGLVGALLERGFSTLEKRLLFWPQPATGEQHRGPIPRGWQSLLLPAALLALWQASNSFGWVDPNILTSPLNVLHTLFGGLADGSLPEAMLLSLQRTLTGLLLGGGAGLLSGLLLGLSHHAERLFGPSLSALRQVALFAWVPLLTAWFGLGEGAKNVFVGLAAFFPLLIATQRGIASLSPQLGEAARTLRLNLWQRLRLLVLPGAAPAIFAGLRLSLIYAWLGTIGAEYFMPSDGGIASLMIGAQQLFRMDQVMAAMVLIGLVGALLGALGQHLESRATRWRTA from the coding sequence ATGAATGGAGTTCTGAGCAGGATTCGAGGGGGGCCGCTGCGCGGCCCATTCGCGGCGCGAGGCCGCTCCCACAGGGACCGCGTCCTCTCCGGGGAGCGGGCACTGCCTTGGTTGCTGCCGGCGTTGATTGCGCTGCTGTGGGTGGTTGCGAGCCGGCAGCACTGGATGAGCGAGCAGATCCTGCCGGCACCTTCACTGGTGTGGCAAAGCGCGCTGGAGTTTGGCTCCGGTGAGCTCTGGGGGCACTTGTGGATAAGTCTGCAGCGGCTGTTCTGGGGCTTGTTGGCGGGCATCAGCAGCGGCTTGCTGCTCGGCAGCTGGCTGGGCACCTCTCGCCATGCGCAGACCTTGGTACTGCCGACCTTCGTGGCCCTGGCGCAGATCCCCACCCTGGCCTGGATCCCGCTGTTCATGCTGTTCTTCGGTATCGGCGAGCTGCTCAAGCTGGTGGTGCTGGTGAAGGCGGTGGTGGTGCCGGTCACCTTGCACACCCTGGTTGGCGTGCGCGATGCCCAGCCCAAGTTGCGCGAAGCCGCCACCGCCCTGCGCCTGCCACGCCATCTGTTGTTCCTGCGCCTGCTGCTGCCGGCCGCCCTGCCCGCCTTCCTCACCGGCGTGCGCCTGGCCCTGGCGACTGGCTGGACCTCGTTGCTGGCCGTTGAATTGCTTGCCTCCAGCGAAGGCATCGGTTACCTGATGGTCTGGGGCCGGCAGCTGTTCATGCTCGACCTGGTGCTGCTGTGCATCCTGGTGATCGGCCTGGTCGGCGCGCTGCTGGAGCGTGGCTTCTCGACCTTGGAAAAGCGCCTGCTGTTCTGGCCGCAACCGGCCACTGGCGAACAACATCGCGGGCCCATTCCACGGGGCTGGCAAAGCCTGCTGCTACCGGCGGCACTGCTGGCGCTGTGGCAAGCCAGCAACAGCTTCGGCTGGGTCGACCCGAACATCCTCACTTCGCCGCTGAACGTATTGCACACACTGTTCGGCGGGCTGGCCGATGGTTCGCTGCCAGAGGCCATGCTGCTGAGCCTGCAGCGCACCCTGACCGGCCTGCTCCTGGGCGGCGGCGCCGGCTTGCTCAGCGGGCTGTTGCTGGGGCTTTCCCACCACGCAGAACGCCTCTTCGGGCCAAGCCTTTCAGCCCTGCGCCAAGTGGCGCTGTTCGCCTGGGTCCCCTTGCTCACCGCCTGGTTCGGCCTGGGCGAAGGGGCCAAGAACGTGTTCGTCGGCCTGGCTGCATTCTTTCCGCTGCTGATCGCTACCCAACGAGGTATCGCCAGCCTCTCGCCGCAACTGGGCGAGGCGGCCCGCACACTTCGCCTGAACCTGTGGCAACGCCTGCGCCTTCTGGTGTTGCCGGGTGCTGCACCGGCCATCTTTGCCGGCCTGCGCCTGTCGCTGATCTATGCCTGGCTCGGCACCATCGGCGCCGAGTACTTCATGCCCTCGGACGGCGGCATCGCCAGCCTGATGATCGGCGCACAACAACTGTTTCGCATGGACCAGGTGATGGCCGCGATGGTCCTGATCGGCCTGGTCGGCGCCCTGCTCGGCGCCCTCGGTCAACACCTCGAATCGCGCGCCACGCGCTGGAGAACCGCATGA
- a CDS encoding ABC transporter ATP-binding protein, with the protein MNAFNASHLLAANQADTTPPLVSFEGVGKTFSVDGQPFEAIRNFNLAINEGEFIAIVGASGCGKSTLLRLLVGLDTEYSGSIRVDGQAVSGIGGERGIVFQEHRLFPWLTVEQNIGLGLVNENLTQGERARRVHEFVQLVGLVGFESAYPHQLSGGMAQRVAIARGLVASPRILLLDEPFGALDALTRQQLQDELLAIRERAGITTLLVTHDAEEATYLADRVVVLEPRPGRIKSVVEIGLPHPRLRTGVALHGLREKVLHQITGDGGYLPPPARRVEGLRPELIAL; encoded by the coding sequence ATGAACGCCTTCAATGCCTCGCACCTGCTCGCGGCCAATCAGGCCGACACCACGCCACCGCTGGTCAGCTTCGAAGGCGTCGGCAAAACCTTCAGCGTCGATGGCCAGCCCTTCGAGGCCATCCGCAATTTCAACCTGGCCATCAACGAAGGCGAGTTCATCGCCATCGTTGGCGCCTCGGGCTGCGGCAAGTCGACCCTGCTGCGCCTGCTGGTCGGGCTGGACACCGAATACAGCGGCAGCATCCGCGTCGATGGCCAGGCGGTCAGCGGCATCGGCGGCGAGCGTGGCATCGTGTTCCAGGAGCATCGCCTGTTCCCTTGGCTGACGGTGGAGCAGAACATCGGCCTGGGTCTGGTCAACGAAAACCTGACCCAGGGCGAGCGCGCCCGGCGTGTGCACGAGTTCGTGCAACTGGTGGGCCTGGTCGGTTTCGAATCGGCCTACCCGCACCAGCTGTCCGGCGGCATGGCCCAGCGCGTGGCGATTGCCCGTGGCCTGGTGGCCAGCCCGCGCATCCTGCTGCTCGACGAGCCGTTCGGCGCGCTCGATGCACTGACCCGCCAGCAGCTGCAGGACGAACTGCTGGCCATCCGCGAACGTGCCGGCATCACCACCTTGCTGGTGACCCACGATGCCGAAGAAGCCACCTACCTGGCCGACCGGGTTGTGGTGCTGGAACCGCGCCCCGGTCGCATCAAGTCGGTGGTGGAAATCGGCCTGCCGCACCCGCGCCTGCGCACCGGTGTGGCGTTGCATGGGCTGCGCGAAAAGGTCCTGCACCAGATCACTGGCGACGGCGGCTACCTGCCGCCGCCAGCACGCCGGGTAGAGGGATTGCGGCCCGAACTGATCGCCCTCTAG